In Streptomyces sannanensis, the DNA window TCCGGGTGACGCGATGACCTCCGCGACCGCACAGCACACCGTGCCCGCACAGCAGCCCCTGGACGGACCGCAGGCCTCGGCGGCGGCACGGAGGACCGGCCGCCGGTTCCGGCCGCGTGACGGGCGTGCGGCCTCCGCCCTGCTCTTCCTGCTGCCCACGGCGGCCGCACTGGCCTGTGTCCTGACCGGCCTCGGCCGACGTCAGCTGTGGCGTGACGAGCACGCCACCTGGTGGGCGTCCACGCTGTCGTACGCGGACCTGGGGGCGCTGATCGAGCGGATCGACGTGGTCTTCGCGCCGTACTACGCCCTGATGCACCTGTGGATCATGGTCGCGGGCAGTTCGCCGGCCGCCCTGCGGCTGCCCGAGGCGCTGGCCATGGCGGTGTCGGCCGGTCTGCTGGCGCTCATCGGGCGGAAGCTGTTCAACGTGCGGGCCGGTCTGCTGTCCGGTCTGCTGTTCGCCGTGCTGCCCGCGGTCACCCGGTACGGCCAGGAGGCGCGTCCGTACAGCTTCGCCATGCTCTTCACGCTGCTTGCGACCTTTCTGCTGGCGAGCGTTCTGGAGCGGCACACACTGAAGGGCTGGTCGCTCTACGCGCTGGCGATCGCACTGACCGGGTTCAGCCATCTGGTGGCGCTCCTTGTGGTGGCCGCCCATGCCGGGCCGGTTCTGCTGGCCCGACGAGGCGGGGACCGGATCGCCGTCCCGGCGTTCGCCGGCGCGGGGGTGGCGGGCGTCTCCTCCCTCGTCCCGATGGCGCTCGCGGGTGCCGGGCAGAGCGCCCAGATCGCGTGGGTCAGTGCGACCACGCGCTACCTCGCCACCTACCCGACGGCGCTCTTCGGCTCGTGGATCACCGGCGGAGTGATGATGGCCGCCGGTGTCGTCGGGCTGCTGATGGTGGGCCGTCATGCGGCGCTGTTGGTTCCCTGGGCGGTGCTGCCGCCGCTGCTGACCTTTCTGACGGCCGACCGGCTCCATCTCTTCCTGCCCCGGTACCTGCTGTTCACCATTCCCGCATGGGTGCTGCTCGCGGCGGCTGCCCTCACCGGGCCGGTGGGGCCGTTCGCCGGCCCGGCCGCGGCCAGGGGGCGGCGGGTGTGCAGCCTGCTGCTGGTGGTGCCCTCCGCCGTGTCATTCACCCTGCTGGCGTTGCCGGCAATCGACTCCGTCAGGCGGGACCTCCCGTACGAGCCGGACTACGCGGGTGTGGCACGGATCGTGAGGGAGAGTCAGCGCCCCGGTGACGGGATGGTCTTCCACGGCGGGCTGTCGGAACGCAAGGCCATGGCGTACGAGCTGCGGGAGGGGGCCCGTCCCGAGGACGTGCTGATGGAGCGGGCTCCGCAGGAGCTCGGCACCTACGGCGCGTTCGAATGCGGCCGCCCCGCCCGCTGCCTGGCCGGCACCGA includes these proteins:
- a CDS encoding glycosyltransferase family 39 protein, with product MTSATAQHTVPAQQPLDGPQASAAARRTGRRFRPRDGRAASALLFLLPTAAALACVLTGLGRRQLWRDEHATWWASTLSYADLGALIERIDVVFAPYYALMHLWIMVAGSSPAALRLPEALAMAVSAGLLALIGRKLFNVRAGLLSGLLFAVLPAVTRYGQEARPYSFAMLFTLLATFLLASVLERHTLKGWSLYALAIALTGFSHLVALLVVAAHAGPVLLARRGGDRIAVPAFAGAGVAGVSSLVPMALAGAGQSAQIAWVSATTRYLATYPTALFGSWITGGVMMAAGVVGLLMVGRHAALLVPWAVLPPLLTFLTADRLHLFLPRYLLFTIPAWVLLAAAALTGPVGPFAGPAAARGRRVCSLLLVVPSAVSFTLLALPAIDSVRRDLPYEPDYAGVARIVRESQRPGDGMVFHGGLSERKAMAYELREGARPEDVLMERAPQELGTYGAFECGRPARCLAGTDRVWLISTVAGDPRKGMNGRTAAALDAFEVVRTERLPWVTVQLLSRV